A stretch of Acidimicrobiales bacterium DNA encodes these proteins:
- a CDS encoding winged helix-turn-helix domain-containing protein, protein MDVELVRFPAESERLAGLRASAVPRLLLVEGDVDPPALADDAEDWIRVPADPRDLQARLSGLAQRTAAAQAGEPVLDGDGVLRNAGRWVSLPPVEARLARALLDRYGAVVSRTTLVARGWPDDAPGRNALDVHVLRLRRRLATVGLAIRTVRSRGYLMEPVSERRAAADPVVS, encoded by the coding sequence ATGGACGTCGAGCTCGTCCGGTTCCCTGCTGAATCGGAGCGGTTGGCCGGTCTGCGTGCCAGCGCGGTGCCGCGCCTGCTGTTGGTCGAAGGCGACGTCGACCCTCCTGCGCTCGCCGACGACGCCGAGGACTGGATTCGGGTACCGGCCGATCCCCGTGATCTCCAGGCGCGCTTGAGCGGCTTGGCGCAGCGGACCGCGGCTGCCCAGGCCGGCGAGCCGGTGCTCGACGGCGACGGCGTGCTTCGCAACGCCGGGCGTTGGGTGTCGCTGCCGCCGGTGGAGGCGCGCCTCGCCCGCGCCTTGCTCGACCGCTACGGCGCGGTGGTCAGTCGCACCACGCTCGTGGCCCGGGGTTGGCCGGACGACGCGCCGGGTCGCAACGCGCTCGACGTCCACGTGCTGCGGTTGCGGCGCCGGCTCGCGACGGTCGGTCTGGCGATCCGCACCGTGCGCTCACGCGGCTACCTGATGGAGCCCGTGTCCGAGCGCAGAGCAGCGGCCGATCCCGTCGTCAGCTGA
- a CDS encoding cyclic nucleotide-binding domain-containing protein: MAGRTEHLEHLAKQPLFSACSKRELQRIARAFDELEVPAGRVLVDQGQAGREAFIVLDGTATVSRNNRKVATLSSGEQFGELALLDHGPRTATVTAETPMRLLVASSRSFAGVIDDVPSIARKLLAELAGRIRELDRKIYG; encoded by the coding sequence ATGGCCGGACGGACCGAACACCTCGAGCACCTTGCAAAGCAGCCTCTCTTTTCCGCCTGCTCCAAGCGGGAGCTCCAGCGCATCGCCCGCGCGTTCGACGAACTCGAAGTGCCTGCGGGCCGGGTGCTGGTCGACCAGGGCCAAGCCGGTCGCGAAGCGTTCATCGTGTTGGACGGCACCGCCACGGTCTCGCGCAACAACCGCAAGGTCGCGACCTTGTCGAGCGGTGAGCAGTTCGGCGAGCTCGCCCTCCTCGACCACGGCCCTCGCACGGCCACCGTCACCGCGGAGACGCCGATGCGGCTGCTGGTCGCGTCGAGCCGCAGTTTCGCCGGCGTCATCGACGACGTGCCGTCGATCGCCCGCAAGCTGCTGGCCGAGCTCGCCGGTCGCATCCGCGAGCTCGACCGCAAGATCTACGGCTGA